The following coding sequences are from one Thermodesulfobacteriota bacterium window:
- a CDS encoding heavy metal translocating P-type ATPase → MTNTPQNSKRLYVSDMSCASCVDKIESALKSTPGVDDVAVNFADKTASITGAASEDLLIQTIGDIGYTASMADDASDSKRENQELLHYRDLLKKTVIAAVVGLSILAAMLAGILPDISSASGRVVYGIMSILSLFVLSYAGGRFFTGALKSFKNHSANMDTLIAIGTGVAWTYSTFVVLFPGGLSEVARHVYFDTATIIIAFINLGSALEMRARGKTSEAIKRLIGLQPKTARVVREGEEIDIPIEEVIQGDIVRVRPGEKIPVDGEITQGSSHVDESMLTGEPVPVSKKVGDEIVGGSVNKSGSFMFKAIRIGKDTALSQIIDMVRKAQNTKPAIGRLADKVSSIFVPTVLIIAVLTMLAWFNFGPDPKLTYMLVTTVAVLIIACPCALGLATPISVMVGVGKAAEYGVLIRKGDALQTAGQLTTVVLDKTGTITEGKPVVTALEPKDGTSEEELIKIAASVEQNSEHPLAEAVIEASKEKNLELPEIGSFEAISGHGVKANYQNKTVLLGNSKLMKDSGVNLGELLGRSEELSKLGQTVIFVSLDQEPLGLIGISDPIKSDSKDAINRLQEKGIKVVMLTGDNRATAGAVASLVGVDDFIAEVLPQDKANEIIKLQQMGEKVAMVGDGINDAPALAGADVGFAIGTGTDVAIESADITLMRGSLNGVADAVSISKATLGNIKENLLGAFGYNTLAIPIAAGVLYPFIGVLLSPIIAGAAMALSSVTVVTNANRLRWFKP, encoded by the coding sequence ATGACCAACACTCCACAAAATTCAAAGCGTCTTTATGTCTCAGATATGAGCTGTGCAAGCTGTGTTGATAAGATTGAATCGGCTCTTAAATCCACTCCCGGTGTAGACGACGTAGCAGTAAACTTCGCAGATAAAACGGCCTCGATTACAGGTGCTGCTTCAGAAGATTTGTTGATTCAGACAATAGGAGACATAGGCTACACAGCATCTATGGCGGATGATGCTTCGGATTCTAAGAGAGAAAACCAAGAGCTGCTTCACTACAGAGACCTTCTTAAGAAAACAGTTATTGCTGCAGTTGTTGGTTTATCTATACTGGCTGCAATGCTTGCAGGAATACTTCCGGATATAAGCTCAGCTAGCGGGCGGGTTGTTTATGGCATAATGTCGATTCTATCCCTTTTTGTGCTTTCATATGCTGGCGGAAGGTTTTTCACTGGCGCACTTAAATCTTTTAAGAACCACAGTGCCAACATGGACACCCTTATTGCAATAGGAACCGGGGTTGCGTGGACGTACTCAACATTTGTTGTGCTTTTCCCAGGTGGCTTGTCTGAAGTTGCAAGGCATGTCTATTTTGACACGGCAACAATAATTATAGCTTTTATAAACTTGGGCTCAGCTCTTGAGATGAGAGCAAGGGGCAAAACCTCGGAGGCAATTAAGCGATTGATCGGGCTTCAGCCTAAAACTGCCAGAGTAGTCAGAGAAGGTGAAGAGATTGATATTCCTATTGAAGAAGTTATACAAGGCGATATAGTGCGCGTTCGGCCTGGTGAAAAAATTCCTGTAGACGGAGAGATCACTCAGGGATCATCACATGTTGATGAATCTATGCTTACAGGCGAGCCAGTACCAGTATCAAAAAAAGTGGGTGATGAAATTGTCGGCGGATCTGTTAATAAGTCCGGAAGCTTTATGTTTAAGGCAATACGCATAGGAAAAGACACCGCGCTATCTCAAATTATCGATATGGTAAGAAAAGCGCAAAATACTAAACCCGCTATCGGCAGACTGGCTGATAAAGTTTCATCCATATTCGTTCCCACCGTTTTGATAATTGCAGTGCTAACTATGCTAGCATGGTTTAACTTCGGACCTGACCCAAAATTGACCTACATGCTGGTTACAACAGTGGCAGTGCTTATAATTGCATGTCCTTGCGCTCTTGGGCTTGCAACTCCAATATCAGTTATGGTCGGTGTCGGCAAAGCAGCGGAATATGGCGTTCTCATCAGAAAAGGGGACGCGCTTCAAACAGCTGGGCAGCTTACTACAGTTGTTCTAGATAAAACCGGAACTATTACTGAAGGAAAGCCAGTAGTGACCGCGCTTGAACCCAAAGATGGAACGTCAGAGGAAGAGCTTATTAAAATTGCCGCAAGTGTCGAGCAGAACTCAGAACACCCGCTGGCAGAAGCGGTAATTGAAGCATCAAAGGAAAAAAATCTGGAGCTCCCTGAAATAGGATCCTTTGAAGCAATTTCGGGTCACGGTGTTAAGGCAAATTATCAAAATAAGACAGTTTTATTGGGCAACTCAAAACTTATGAAAGATAGCGGAGTAAATCTAGGAGAGCTATTAGGACGCTCAGAGGAGTTATCAAAGCTAGGCCAAACTGTGATCTTTGTATCATTAGACCAAGAGCCTTTAGGGCTCATTGGAATTTCAGACCCTATAAAATCTGATTCAAAAGACGCAATTAACAGGCTTCAAGAAAAAGGTATCAAGGTTGTGATGCTAACCGGTGATAACAGAGCAACAGCGGGGGCAGTGGCAAGCTTAGTTGGGGTTGATGATTTTATTGCCGAGGTGCTACCTCAAGATAAGGCAAACGAGATTATCAAGCTTCAGCAAATGGGCGAGAAAGTGGCCATGGTTGGGGACGGGATAAACGATGCACCGGCTCTAGCCGGAGCAGATGTGGGTTTTGCAATAGGAACGGGAACTGATGTCGCAATTGAGAGCGCTGATATCACACTGATGCGGGGCTCGCTTAATGGGGTTGCAGACGCGGTTTCAATCTCTAAAGCTACGCTTGGAAACATAAAGGAAAATTTGCTAGGCGCCTTTGGCTACAACACTCTTGCAATACCAATTGCGGCTGGAGTTCTATATCCATTTATTGGAGTATTGCTAAGCCCAATTATTGCGGGAGCTGCAATGGCTCTCTCATCCGTAACGGTGGTCACTAATGCAAATAGACTAAGGTGGTTTAAACCTTAA